The genomic DNA GGGTGTCCAGGGGCGGGGCGTAGTAGAGGTAGACGAACCGGTTCTGCGCGAAGCCCGGGTCGACCCCGACGCCTTGCAGGCCCTCCTCGTCGTGGTTGTACACGGCGAGCTGGCCGGCGACCTTGGTCGTACCGGCGGCGTCCGTGAGCCGTACCGTGCCGTCGCGCGAGGTGTGCAGCACGGACCGGTCGGGCAGCACCGCCATGGTCATCGGCTCGCCCATCTCGGGCTCGCCCTTGGCCAGCGTCACCTGCTGGAACTCCGCCGCGGCCGGGGCCTCGTGGTCCTCGCCCGGGTGCGCGGCGCCGGTGGCGGACGTGCTCAGCACGAGGGCCGGCACGGCCAGCAGGGCCGCCACCGTCCTCATGAGCGTTCTCCGGATCTTTCTGGTGTGCACCTGATCTCTCCTGCCGAGAGTGGGGGGTTTATGTCAGGGACATCACAGGAACGTAACCGCCTTTTGCGGGATAGAGAAGCCCTTTGACAGGACTTCAGTTATCTTCATCCTTGATAAGGACAAAGTGCCCCCCGGACACACCGGAGCGGCCCGGCGGCAGGTGCCGCCGCCGGGCTGCGCTCCGCGCCGCTGCGGCGGTCAGTCGCCCCCGAAAGCGGCGTCGAACGACGCCTGCGGAGGCTCGAAGTCGAGCGCCTTGAGCGCCCGCAGCGCCTCCGGCGCACCCTGCAGCCGGTCCATGCCGGCGTCCTCCCACTCCACCGAGATGGGCCCCGCGTAATCGATCGAGCGGAGCATCCGGAAGACGTCCTCCCACGGCACGTCGCCGTGGCCTGCCGAGACGAAGTCCCAGCCGCGGCGCGGGTCGCCCCAGGGCAGGTGCGAGCCGAGCCGGCCGTTGCGGCCGTCGAGCCGCTTGCGGGCCTCCTTGCAGTCCACGTGGTAGATGCGGTCCTTGAAGTCCCACAGGAACCCGACCGGGTCGAGGTCCTGCCAGACGAAGTGGCTGGGGTCGAAGTTCAGCCCGAAGGCGGGCCGGTGGCCGACCGCCTCCATCGCCCGGTGCGTCGTCCAGTAGTCGTACGCGATCTCGGACGGGTGCACCTCGTGCGCGAAGCGCACGCCCTCGGCGTCGAACACGTCGAGGATGGGGTTCCAGCGGTCGGCGAAGTCCTGGTAGCCGCGCTCGATCATGTGCGGCGGGACCGGCGGGAACATCGCCACCAGATGCCAGATCGACGAGCCGGTGAAGCCGACGACGGTGTCGACGCCGAAGGCCGCCGCCGCCCGCGCGGTGTCGGCGATCTCGGCGGCGGCCCGCTGCCGGACGCCCTCGGGCTCGCCGTCGCCCCAGATCCGGGCCGGGAGGATGGCCTGGTGGCGCTCGTCGATGGGGTGGTCGCAGACCGCCTGGCCCACCAGGTGGTTGGAGATCGCCCAGCACTTCAGGCCGTACTTCTCCAGCAACTGGTGGCGGCCGTCGAGGTAGCCGGGCTCGTTCAGGGCCTTGTCCACCTCGAAGTGGTCGCCCCAGCAGGCGAGTTCGAGGCCGTCGTAGCCGAAGTCGCGGGCCAGCCGGCAGACCTCCTCCAGGGGGAGATCCGCCCACTGGCCGGTGAACAGGGTGAAGGACCGGGGCATCGTGTGCTGCCTCTTTCTCCGGAGTGCCTCCGGGGTGGTCGGCTGATCCGGGTGGGGTCAGGTGGCTTGGCCGGCTTGCACCACGGGCGTGAAGACGGCGTTCTTCTCCGCGCTCTCCTCCACGGCCGCCAGCACCCGCTGGACCTGCAGCCCGTCGGCGAAGGACGGCGCGGGCTGCGCGCCGGTGGCGATGGCGTGGACGAGGTCGCGGGCCTGGTGCACGAAGGTGTGCTCGTACCCGAGGCCGTGGCCCGGCGGCCACCACGCCTCCAGGTACGGGTGCTCCGGCTCGGTGACCAGGACCCGCCGGAAGCCGGCGGTCTCGGCCGGCTCCGCGTGGTCGTGCAACTGCAGCTCGTTCAGCCGCTCCAGGTCGAAGGAGAGCGAGCCGTGCTCGCCGTTCAGCTCCACCGACAGGGCGTTCTTGCGGCCCGCGGCCATCCGGCTGACCTCGAAGGACGCCAGCGCGCCCGAGGCCAACCGGCCGGTGAACAGGGCGGCGTCGTCCACCGTGACCGGACCGCGCTCGCCGCCGCCGGCCGCCGCGCCGGAGAGCCCTTCCGCCGCGGACGGCAGCGGCCGCTCCTTCACGAACGTCTCGGTCTGCGCCGAGACGCCCACCAGCGGCTCGCCGGTGAGGAACTGCGCCAGGTCGACGATGTGCGCGCCGAGGTCGCCGAGCGCCCCGGAGCCCGCCTTCTCCCGCTGCATCCGCCAGGCGAGCGGAAACTCCGGGTCGACGAGCCAGTCCTGCAGGTACGTCACACGCACGTGCCGCAGCGCACCCAGCCGGCCGCGGGCGATCAGCTCGCGCGCGTACGCCAGGGCCGGCACCCGGCGGTAGTTGAAGCCGACCATCGCGAGCTGCCCGCGCTCCCGCGCCCGCGCCGCGGCGTCGGCCATCGCCTCGGCCTCGGCGACGGTGTTGGCGAGCGGCTTCTCGCACAGCACGTGCTTGCCCGCCTCCAGCGCGGCGATGGCGATCTCCGCGTGGCTGTCGCCCGGCGTGCAGACGTCGACGAGCTGCACGTCGTCCCGGGTGATGAGCCGGCGCCAGTCGGTCTCCGCGGCGGCCCAGCCCATCTTGCGGGCCGCCGTGGCCACCTTGTCCTCGTCGCGGCCGCAGATCGCGGCCATGACGGGAGTCAGCGGAAGGTCGAAGACCCGGGCGGCGGTCCGCCAGCCCTGCGAATGGGCCGCCCCCATGAACGCGTAGCCGACCATGCCGACGCCGAGCGCGGGTGCGGTCGTGTCGTGGGACATAGAACTCCTTGTCAGTAGGCTGCTTCCGGCGCGCCGCAGCGGTCGTTCCGGGATCTCCGGGCGTGCGGCTCCTGGCGCTGGATTCCCGTCAGTTGAAGCCGGTCGGCAGGTACTGGTCGATGTTGTCCTTGCTCACGACGGCGGAGTACAGCGTGATCGACGCCGGGATCTCGAACTCGGCCATGCCCGAGACGCCCTTCTGCTGGCCGAGGGCGCGCGCGAGGTCGATCGCGGACGCGGCCATCGTCGGCGGGTAGAGGACGGTGGCCTTGATCACCGAGTCGTCGGCCTTGATGGAGTCCATCACGGCCTTGGAACCGGCGCCGCCGACCATGATGAACTCGTCGCGGCCGGACTGGTCGATGGCGCGCTTGACGCCGACGCCCTGGTCGTCGTCGTGGTTCCACATGGCGTCGAACTCCGGCACGGCCTGGAGCAGGTCGGACATCTTGCGCTGGCCCGACTCGACGGTGAACTCGGCGGCCTGCCGGGCCACCTTCTCGATGTTGGGGTAGTTCTTCAGCGCGTCGTCGAAGCCCTTCGTGCGCTGCTGGGTCAGCTCCAGGTTGTCGAGCCCGGCCAGCTCGACGACCTTCGCGTTCTCCTTGCCCTTGAGCTGCTCGCCGATGAACCGGCCGGCGTTCAGGCCCATGCCGTAGTTGTCGCCGCCGATCCAGCAGCGGTACGCCTGCGGGCTGTTGAAGATCCGGTCCAGGTTGACGACGGGGATGCCGGCCCGCATGGCCTTCAGCCCCGCCTGCGTCATCGCCTTGCCGTCGGCCGGCAGGATGACCAGGACGTCGACCTTCTTGTTGATCAGGGAGTCGACCTGGCCTATCTGGGTGGCCGTGTCGTTCGAGCCCTCGGTGATGTCGAGGGTGACGTCCTCGTACTTCTCCGCGCGCGAGCGCGCGTTGTCGTTGATGGCGTTGAGCCAGCCGTGGTCGGCCTCCGGGCCCGCGAAGCCGATGGTGACCGGCTTGCCGGGCTTGTCCTCGGAGACGTTGGCCTGCTGCTGCTCGGAGCCGCCGTCGTCGTCACTGTCGTCATTGCTGGTGCAACTGGTGAGGAACGCGGCAGCCGAGACACCGGCGGCACCGAAGAGCATGTTTCTACGGCTGAAAGGCGATTCTGGCATGTGAGTACGACCCTTCATTGCGTCGAGGATTTACGCGAAGTGTGGTGCTGGATAAGGACGGCGGCGACGATGATCGCGCCCTTGGCGATCTTCTGTACGTCGCTTTGCACGTTGTTGAGCGCGAAGAGGTTGGTAATGGTGGTGAAGACGACCACGCCCAGCACGGAGCCGATGATGGTGCCCCGGCCGCCGCTGAGCAGGGTGCCGCCGATGATCGCGGCCGCGATGGCGTCCAGTTCGTACAGGTTGCCGTTCGTGTTCTGGCCGGAGCCCGCGAGCACGATGAGCATGAACGCCGCGATGCCGCAGCAGAGCCCGGACAGGGCGTACAGCAGCAGGCGCTGCCGCTTGATGTCGATGCCGGCGAGCCGGGCGGCCTCGGGGTTGCCGCCGACCGCCACGGTGCGGCGGCCGAAGGTGGTGCGGTTGAGCAGCACCCAGCCCAGGGCGGAGACGCCGAGGAAAATGAGCACCAGGTACGGGATGCCGAGGATGCGGGCGTCCGCGTTCCCGAGGTCCAGCACCCCCTGTACCTCGACGATCTGCGTCTGGCCGTCGCTCATCTGCTCGGCGAAGCCGCGCGCGGAGGCGAGCATGGCCAGCGTGGCGATGAACGGCACGAGGCTGCCGTACGCGATGAGCACGCCGTTGACCAGGCCGCAGCCTATGCCCACGGCTATGGCGCAGAAGAGCATGCCCGTCAGGCCGTAGTCCTGCGTGGCCTGCGTCGTCGCCCAGACCGAGGCGAGGGCGACGATGGCGCCGACCGACAGGTCGATGCCGCCGCCGATGATGACCAGCGTCACGCCGATGGTCACCACGCCGATCGCCGACGACTGGGTGAGGATCAGCCGGAAGTTGTCGACGTCCAGGAACTGGTCGGGTTTGGTGAGGGCGCCGACCACGACCAGCAGGCCGAGCACGCCGACCAGCGCCAGGAGTCTGAAGTCCAGACGGCTGTGCCAGGCGGCGGCGTTGCCGTTCCCCCTCGGCTTCTCCGGCGCCGGGGCGGAGAGCGAGTCCGATTTGCTCAACACTTACGAGGTCCCTTCCATGACGAGGTCGAGCACCCGGTGCTCGTCGAGATCCCGGGCCGGGGCGGTGTGCACGACCTGGCCCTCGCGGAGTACGAGGACCCGGTCGGCGAGGCCGAGGACCTCGGGGAGTTCGCTGGAGACGAGCAGGACCGCGACGCCTTCGTCGGCGAGCCTGCGGATGAGCGCGTACAACTCGGCGCGGGCGCCGACGTCCACGCCGCGGGTGGGCTCGTCCAGCAGCAGCACCCGGCAGTCGCGCAGCAGCCAGCGCGCGAGCACGGCCTTCTGCTGGTTGCCGCCGGAGAGCGTGCGGACGGGGGCGTCGGGGTTGTCGGGACGCAGCGAGAGGTCGCGTACGGCCTGCCGCGCCGCGGACCGCTCCCCCGACCGGTCCAGCCAGCCGCCGGTGGAGAAGCGGGTGAGCGAGGAGATGGAGACGTTGCGGCTGACGGACTCCGTCATCAGCAGCGCCTGCGACTTGCGCTCCTCGGGAGCCAGCCCGATGCCCGCCTTGACGGCGGCGGTGACGCTCCCGGGGCGCAGCGGGCGGCCGTCGACCAGCACCCGGCCGGCGGTCGGCTTGCGGGCGCCGAAGACGGTCTCCAGGATCTCCGAGCGGCCGGAGCCGACCAGGCCCGCGAGCCCGACGATCTCGCCGGGGGCCAGCCTGAGGTCCACGGGTGCGAACTCGCCCTCCCTGGCGAGCCCTTCGAGGGTGAGGACGGGATCCTTGCCCGCGACCGGCGCCTCGGGCCGCTGGGGGAAGACGTGCGCGACGTTGCGGCCGGTCATCAGGGTGACGATCTCGTTGGTCGACGTGCTCTGCGCGGGCAGCCCGCGGGCGACGGCGCGGCCGTCCTTGAGCACGGTGACGCGGTCGCCTATCCGGCGGATCTCCTCCAGCCGGTGGGAGATGTAGATGACGGCGACGCCCTGCCCGGTGAGGTCGGCGACGATCCGGAAGAGGTTGTCGACCTCGTCGGGGTCGAGCGCGGCGGACGGCTCGTCCATGACGATGAGCTTCACGTCGTGGGAGAGCGCCCGGGCCATGGAGACGACCTGCTGGCCGGCGGCGGAGAGGTCGCCGACGATGGTGGACGCGGAGATCTCCGGGTGGCCGAGCCGGGCCAGCAGGTCCTGGGCGGCGGTGTGCGCCTCGCGGGCCTTGATGAACCCGCCGGAGGAGCGCTCGTGGCCGAGGAAGACGTTCTCCGCCACCGACAGGTGCATCACCAGGTCGAGTTCCTGGTAGATGGTGGCGATGCCCAGCCGCATGGCGGCGACGGGCGACTTCAGCGCGGTCTCGTCGCCCTGCCAGACGATGGTGCCCTCGTCGGGCTGGTGGGCGCCGGCCAGGACCTTGATGAGGGTGGACTTGCCGGCGCCGTTCTGGCCGAGCAGGCAGTGCACCTCGCCGGCCACGACGTCGAGGTCGACGCCGTCGAGCGCGCGGACGCCGGGGAAGGACTTGGTGATCCCCGTCATGGTGAGCAGGGGTGTGGCGGGGGTGGGCGGCGTATCTGACGTAGGCGCCATGTACGGATCTCCTCGGCGGTGCTCCGACTGCGGCTGCGCAGGGGCAGGTTGGGCAGGGCGGAGCGCAAACGGGCGGGTTCACCGGGCGGTGCGGGTGATGCGGTGCGGGTGGTCGGAGGGCAGCGGCGTGGTGCGGGGGCCTCAGCGGGTGGTGCCGCGGTCGGCCGGGGGTGCTGCGGGAGTTGCGCGGTGGTGCGGGTGGTGCTGCTGGTGCCTGTGGTGCTGGAGCGGTGCGTGGGTCGTACCGGGTGATGCGCGGGTGGTGCGTGGGTTGGGCCTGGGGTGGTGCGGGCCTTACGGGTGGTACGCGGATGTCCGCGCCCGGCGTCAGGCGGGCGAGAACAGGTGGTCGCTGGTGAGCCGGGCGGCGCCGATCACGCCCGCGGTGGGGCCCAGTTCGCCGAGCACGATGGGCAGGTTGCCGGTCGCCAGGGGCAGCGACTGGCGGTAGACCTGGGTGCGGATGGCGGCGAGGAGCGTGTGACCGAGGCCGGTGACGCCGCCGCCGATGACCACGAGCCCGGGGTTGAAGAAGCTGACCAGTCCTGCGATGACCTGGC from Streptomyces sp. CMB-StM0423 includes the following:
- a CDS encoding sugar phosphate isomerase/epimerase family protein; this encodes MPRSFTLFTGQWADLPLEEVCRLARDFGYDGLELACWGDHFEVDKALNEPGYLDGRHQLLEKYGLKCWAISNHLVGQAVCDHPIDERHQAILPARIWGDGEPEGVRQRAAAEIADTARAAAAFGVDTVVGFTGSSIWHLVAMFPPVPPHMIERGYQDFADRWNPILDVFDAEGVRFAHEVHPSEIAYDYWTTHRAMEAVGHRPAFGLNFDPSHFVWQDLDPVGFLWDFKDRIYHVDCKEARKRLDGRNGRLGSHLPWGDPRRGWDFVSAGHGDVPWEDVFRMLRSIDYAGPISVEWEDAGMDRLQGAPEALRALKALDFEPPQASFDAAFGGD
- a CDS encoding Gfo/Idh/MocA family protein; amino-acid sequence: MSHDTTAPALGVGMVGYAFMGAAHSQGWRTAARVFDLPLTPVMAAICGRDEDKVATAARKMGWAAAETDWRRLITRDDVQLVDVCTPGDSHAEIAIAALEAGKHVLCEKPLANTVAEAEAMADAAARARERGQLAMVGFNYRRVPALAYARELIARGRLGALRHVRVTYLQDWLVDPEFPLAWRMQREKAGSGALGDLGAHIVDLAQFLTGEPLVGVSAQTETFVKERPLPSAAEGLSGAAAGGGERGPVTVDDAALFTGRLASGALASFEVSRMAAGRKNALSVELNGEHGSLSFDLERLNELQLHDHAEPAETAGFRRVLVTEPEHPYLEAWWPPGHGLGYEHTFVHQARDLVHAIATGAQPAPSFADGLQVQRVLAAVEESAEKNAVFTPVVQAGQAT
- a CDS encoding substrate-binding domain-containing protein, with the translated sequence MLFGAAGVSAAAFLTSCTSNDDSDDDGGSEQQQANVSEDKPGKPVTIGFAGPEADHGWLNAINDNARSRAEKYEDVTLDITEGSNDTATQIGQVDSLINKKVDVLVILPADGKAMTQAGLKAMRAGIPVVNLDRIFNSPQAYRCWIGGDNYGMGLNAGRFIGEQLKGKENAKVVELAGLDNLELTQQRTKGFDDALKNYPNIEKVARQAAEFTVESGQRKMSDLLQAVPEFDAMWNHDDDQGVGVKRAIDQSGRDEFIMVGGAGSKAVMDSIKADDSVIKATVLYPPTMAASAIDLARALGQQKGVSGMAEFEIPASITLYSAVVSKDNIDQYLPTGFN
- a CDS encoding ABC transporter permease translates to MLSKSDSLSAPAPEKPRGNGNAAAWHSRLDFRLLALVGVLGLLVVVGALTKPDQFLDVDNFRLILTQSSAIGVVTIGVTLVIIGGGIDLSVGAIVALASVWATTQATQDYGLTGMLFCAIAVGIGCGLVNGVLIAYGSLVPFIATLAMLASARGFAEQMSDGQTQIVEVQGVLDLGNADARILGIPYLVLIFLGVSALGWVLLNRTTFGRRTVAVGGNPEAARLAGIDIKRQRLLLYALSGLCCGIAAFMLIVLAGSGQNTNGNLYELDAIAAAIIGGTLLSGGRGTIIGSVLGVVVFTTITNLFALNNVQSDVQKIAKGAIIVAAVLIQHHTSRKSSTQ
- a CDS encoding sugar ABC transporter ATP-binding protein; translation: MAPTSDTPPTPATPLLTMTGITKSFPGVRALDGVDLDVVAGEVHCLLGQNGAGKSTLIKVLAGAHQPDEGTIVWQGDETALKSPVAAMRLGIATIYQELDLVMHLSVAENVFLGHERSSGGFIKAREAHTAAQDLLARLGHPEISASTIVGDLSAAGQQVVSMARALSHDVKLIVMDEPSAALDPDEVDNLFRIVADLTGQGVAVIYISHRLEEIRRIGDRVTVLKDGRAVARGLPAQSTSTNEIVTLMTGRNVAHVFPQRPEAPVAGKDPVLTLEGLAREGEFAPVDLRLAPGEIVGLAGLVGSGRSEILETVFGARKPTAGRVLVDGRPLRPGSVTAAVKAGIGLAPEERKSQALLMTESVSRNVSISSLTRFSTGGWLDRSGERSAARQAVRDLSLRPDNPDAPVRTLSGGNQQKAVLARWLLRDCRVLLLDEPTRGVDVGARAELYALIRRLADEGVAVLLVSSELPEVLGLADRVLVLREGQVVHTAPARDLDEHRVLDLVMEGTS